Proteins encoded within one genomic window of Rossellomorea vietnamensis:
- a CDS encoding cell wall-binding repeat-containing protein, translated as MKFRQKPTYEKDGMNQMNIKKPLYGVLSTAALAAAIFAVSPTISASAEGGDFDLTIMHTNDSHAHVEGYPRLVTAVNELRTEKANSLLLDAGDVFSGTLYFRQYLGQADLHFMNELGYDAMTLGNHEFDKDSKTLADFIKKMNFPMVSSNVKVTGDKDLEPLFKNEIGMSAEGGNVYPAVIKEVDGEKIGIYGLTTPDTAFISNPGENIVFEDAVEKSNSTIKMLKDKGVNKIVVLSHLGYSHDLELAEAVDGLDIIVGGHSHTTLEKPVVIDKEEPTVIVQAGEYLNLLGLLDVTFDENGVVTGNNGEVLDLKNYEANAEALAKVEEFKAPLDELKSEVVGKTEVALNGERADVRRKETNLGNLIADGMVAKANEFVKTHIAVQNGGGIRASIDAGDVTLGEVLTTLPFGNQLVTLDLTGQEIVDALEHSVAKVEGEDAPGEFLQVSGIHYKYDVTKAAGERVWRVEVMTDNGFEEIDPDMMYRVATNAFTANGGDGYTMFKDAKEDGRQTDLFISDFEVFSSYLENNNPISPVVEDRIVQEEAPEVARFTGDTRYETAVEISKKGWENADTVILARGDSFPDALAGAPLAYKHDAPILLTEQGTLNKAAKDEIKRLGAKNVIILGGKGAVSNYVKYQLEGMGLDVDRIGGDDRWETAVNIAASLGGSPEKAVVANGKNFPDALAVASYAASKGYPILLTDKDMLPSETTKALKGIDSTIVVGGEGVIGKKVYDSLPDATRYFGLDRYSTAAKIATELNPSTEVYVATGKNFADALAGSVLAAKENASMLLVQPNDLPTVTSDAIEEMKAKHFNVLGGENAVSDVVVEKLMK; from the coding sequence GCCATTTTTGCCGTATCTCCGACGATTTCAGCTTCAGCAGAAGGGGGAGATTTCGATTTAACGATCATGCATACGAACGATTCGCATGCTCATGTTGAAGGGTACCCTCGCCTGGTTACGGCAGTGAATGAGCTTAGAACGGAAAAAGCGAATTCCTTGTTATTGGATGCCGGAGATGTCTTCTCTGGAACCTTATATTTCAGACAATATCTCGGACAAGCTGATCTTCATTTTATGAATGAGCTTGGCTATGATGCTATGACTCTTGGAAACCATGAATTTGATAAAGACTCTAAGACTCTTGCTGATTTCATAAAGAAAATGAATTTCCCGATGGTATCTTCAAATGTGAAGGTAACAGGGGATAAAGACCTGGAACCATTATTTAAAAATGAGATTGGTATGTCTGCTGAAGGTGGGAATGTGTATCCTGCCGTGATTAAAGAAGTAGATGGGGAGAAAATCGGAATCTACGGTTTGACCACTCCTGATACAGCCTTTATTTCAAATCCTGGTGAAAATATCGTATTTGAAGATGCGGTGGAAAAGTCGAACTCTACAATCAAAATGCTTAAGGACAAAGGCGTTAACAAAATCGTCGTCCTTTCTCATCTTGGATATTCCCATGATTTAGAATTGGCAGAAGCTGTGGACGGCCTTGATATCATTGTTGGCGGTCACTCCCATACGACTCTGGAAAAACCAGTAGTGATCGATAAGGAAGAGCCGACTGTCATTGTTCAAGCTGGAGAATACTTAAACTTACTTGGATTGTTGGATGTAACATTTGATGAAAATGGCGTTGTAACCGGCAATAATGGTGAGGTTTTAGATCTTAAAAACTATGAAGCAAATGCTGAGGCACTTGCAAAGGTTGAAGAATTCAAGGCACCTCTTGACGAGTTGAAGAGTGAAGTGGTCGGTAAGACGGAAGTAGCTTTGAATGGTGAACGTGCAGATGTGCGCAGAAAAGAAACAAATTTAGGAAATCTGATTGCCGATGGTATGGTAGCGAAAGCGAATGAGTTTGTCAAAACCCATATCGCTGTTCAAAACGGTGGAGGGATCCGTGCTTCAATCGATGCCGGTGATGTCACTCTTGGAGAAGTATTGACAACTCTGCCATTTGGGAATCAGCTAGTCACACTTGATTTGACTGGACAGGAAATCGTTGATGCCCTTGAGCACAGTGTAGCCAAAGTAGAAGGCGAAGATGCACCGGGAGAATTCCTTCAGGTATCAGGTATCCATTATAAGTATGATGTAACAAAAGCGGCTGGTGAGCGGGTATGGCGTGTCGAAGTCATGACGGATAATGGATTTGAAGAAATTGATCCTGACATGATGTATAGAGTCGCTACCAATGCGTTCACGGCAAATGGTGGAGACGGTTATACAATGTTCAAAGACGCGAAAGAAGACGGTCGTCAAACCGATTTATTCATTTCCGATTTTGAAGTATTCTCGTCTTATCTTGAAAACAACAATCCTATCTCACCAGTTGTGGAAGATAGAATCGTTCAAGAAGAAGCTCCGGAAGTAGCACGTTTCACGGGAGATACACGCTATGAGACGGCGGTTGAAATCTCTAAAAAAGGTTGGGAAAACGCGGACACGGTCATCCTGGCCCGTGGAGATTCATTCCCTGACGCTTTAGCAGGAGCACCTCTTGCTTATAAGCATGATGCACCGATTTTATTAACTGAACAAGGTACACTTAATAAAGCCGCAAAAGATGAAATCAAGCGTCTTGGTGCTAAGAATGTCATCATTCTTGGTGGTAAGGGTGCTGTAAGTAACTATGTTAAATATCAGCTTGAAGGAATGGGACTTGATGTTGATCGTATTGGAGGGGACGACCGCTGGGAGACAGCTGTAAATATTGCTGCAAGCCTTGGTGGTTCACCAGAGAAAGCGGTAGTTGCCAACGGTAAGAATTTCCCTGATGCATTAGCCGTTGCTTCTTATGCAGCAAGTAAGGGATATCCAATCCTATTAACGGATAAAGATATGCTGCCATCTGAAACGACTAAAGCTCTAAAAGGCATCGACAGCACCATCGTAGTTGGTGGTGAAGGTGTGATTGGCAAGAAAGTATATGATTCACTTCCAGATGCAACCCGTTACTTTGGACTTGATCGATACAGCACAGCAGCCAAAATCGCTACTGAACTGAATCCTTCTACTGAAGTATATGTGGCAACAGGAAAGAACTTTGCTGATGCACTTGCTGGTTCTGTCCTTGCAGCTAAAGAAAATGCGTCCATGCTTTTAGTACAGCCGAATGATCTTCCAACCGTTACTTCTGATGCAATCGAAGAAATGAAAGCTAAGCATTTCAATGTTCTTGGTGGAGAAAATGCTGTCAGTGACGTTGTTGTAGAAAAATTAATGAAATAA
- a CDS encoding VanZ family protein, which yields MRVLVAVSYGMLIFILTCTKSLTNLVVEGRPVFEWNPHPDIVSFFTVSSFPFQSSAYIIQKAGHAAAFFLLGLVVHSVVKKALMGFVIASIIGLCTEIAQLFFSRTGCLLDVGYDVAGITIYFAAYFIIRALHYHPSSIRRSGEI from the coding sequence TTGCGTGTTTTAGTTGCTGTCAGTTATGGCATGTTAATTTTCATCCTTACATGTACAAAGAGCTTAACGAACCTTGTAGTAGAGGGACGCCCTGTTTTTGAGTGGAATCCCCACCCGGATATTGTGAGTTTCTTTACTGTGAGCTCTTTTCCGTTTCAAAGCAGTGCTTACATCATACAAAAGGCCGGACATGCAGCTGCGTTTTTTTTACTGGGATTAGTGGTTCACTCAGTTGTTAAGAAAGCATTGATGGGTTTTGTAATTGCATCGATTATCGGGTTATGCACAGAAATCGCTCAGCTCTTTTTTTCAAGAACAGGATGTTTGCTGGATGTAGGGTATGATGTCGCGGGCATCACCATATATTTTGCAGCTTACTTCATTATCAGGGCACTTCATTATCATCCATCAAGCATTCGCAGAAGTGGCGAAATATAG
- a CDS encoding rhodanese-related sulfurtransferase: MKDYRVLLYYNYVDIENPEEVTAQHKQLCADIGLMGRILISSEGINGTCSGTIEQTDAYMEAMRQDPHFKDTVFKIDEADEHAFKKLKVKHRPELVTLRLEDDVNPNELTGEYLEPKDFFEQIQREDTILLDARNDYEYELGHFRGAVKPDIKNFRDLPNWVRDNKDILEGKKIITYCTGGIRCEKFSGWLVKEGFENVAQLHGGIATYGKDPEVKGQLWDGQLYVFDERIGVPVNQTEHVVVGKDFYTGEPCERYVNCAHPPCNRKILCSEENEHKYMRSCSHECRTSPENRYVMEHGLTEEEVAERLAVIENEKETANI, from the coding sequence ATGAAAGATTATCGCGTATTACTGTATTACAACTATGTTGACATTGAGAACCCAGAGGAAGTCACTGCCCAGCACAAGCAACTGTGTGCGGACATCGGCCTTATGGGGCGGATCCTGATTTCGTCTGAAGGAATTAACGGGACATGTTCCGGTACGATCGAGCAGACGGATGCGTATATGGAAGCGATGAGACAGGATCCACATTTCAAGGATACTGTATTCAAGATCGACGAAGCAGACGAGCATGCGTTCAAGAAGTTGAAAGTGAAGCACCGTCCAGAGCTTGTAACTCTCCGTCTTGAAGATGACGTGAATCCAAATGAGCTTACTGGTGAATACCTTGAGCCAAAGGATTTCTTTGAACAAATCCAACGGGAAGATACGATCCTTCTTGATGCACGTAACGACTATGAATATGAGCTTGGGCACTTCAGAGGAGCCGTGAAGCCGGATATCAAGAACTTCCGCGATCTTCCGAACTGGGTCCGCGACAATAAAGATATACTGGAAGGCAAGAAAATCATCACGTATTGTACAGGTGGGATCCGCTGCGAAAAATTCTCAGGCTGGTTAGTGAAAGAAGGCTTTGAGAATGTGGCTCAGCTGCACGGCGGAATCGCTACTTATGGAAAAGACCCTGAAGTAAAAGGTCAACTGTGGGACGGTCAGCTTTACGTATTCGACGAGCGCATCGGTGTTCCTGTCAACCAGACCGAGCACGTTGTCGTAGGGAAAGATTTCTACACAGGGGAACCTTGTGAGCGCTACGTAAACTGTGCACACCCGCCTTGTAACCGAAAGATTCTTTGCTCTGAGGAAAATGAGCATAAATATATGAGAAGCTGCTCACATGAGTGCCGCACGAGTCCTGAGAACCGCTATGTTATGGAACACGGTTTGACGGAGGAAGAAGTGGCAGAGCGTTTGGCAGTGATTGAGAATGAAAAGGAAACGGCGAATATCTAA
- a CDS encoding penicillin-binding transpeptidase domain-containing protein, with protein sequence MIKKIMLLCTFAALSLLFAGCQEKAQPDDRLQEYVDLWNKGKFDKMFSDYANSSTKETFKKEDFVTRYKDIYKDLEVKDVKVSFKKPDKEVEWDKKSKAEFPMTISFNTLAGEVSYKKDVTLTKEKKDDDENWFVDWDPSFILPEMEKDDKVGVESISAKRGEILDRNQQPLAVNGEAFELGIVPKEFNENDLSKLSSLLDLSPEQIKSKLDASWVKPDYFVPIKKIALTERPLALDVIELDGLYSKRVPAREYPYGEATAHLTGYIGKLTAERLEKLKDKGYTAQSLMGLSGAEEVYEDELRGKDGQRIYLKQQDSEDTFTVAEQPVEDGKNITLTIDAEMQKKIYAQMKDEAGTAAAINPQTGEALALVSTPAYDPNEFVLGMSSEKYKKLADDPQKPLRNRFQLAYSPGSTMKGITASVGLKSGKLDPKKIYDIPGKKWQKDESWGNYKVVRVFDNESKVDLESALKFSDNIYFARVGLDMGAETFIAGLKDFGFGEEIPMSYPIYKSQVSNDGEISKEVQLADSAFGQGEVLMSIVHIASAYGGIINDGTMMEPKLLKDEEQKVWKKDLLSKEQADMMKTDFRKVVTEGIAGKASVEGKAIAGKTGTAEIKSEQGTKGKENGVFVSYDQNDPSMVLAMLLEDVQDAGGSTHTVQVAKKFYDTWK encoded by the coding sequence ATGATCAAAAAAATCATGCTGCTTTGTACCTTCGCCGCTCTCAGCCTACTGTTCGCAGGATGTCAGGAAAAGGCCCAGCCGGATGATCGCCTGCAGGAATACGTGGATCTTTGGAATAAAGGGAAGTTCGATAAAATGTTCTCAGACTATGCAAACTCCTCTACCAAAGAAACATTCAAAAAAGAAGATTTCGTCACAAGATACAAAGATATCTATAAGGACCTGGAAGTGAAGGATGTCAAAGTATCTTTTAAAAAGCCGGACAAAGAAGTGGAATGGGATAAAAAATCGAAAGCAGAGTTTCCCATGACCATTTCATTTAACACCCTTGCCGGTGAGGTTTCATATAAAAAAGATGTCACGCTGACAAAAGAAAAAAAGGACGACGATGAAAACTGGTTCGTGGATTGGGACCCTTCGTTCATCCTGCCTGAAATGGAAAAGGATGATAAAGTCGGAGTGGAAAGCATCTCTGCCAAGCGCGGGGAAATCCTTGACCGTAATCAGCAACCCCTTGCTGTCAACGGGGAGGCCTTTGAACTCGGGATTGTCCCGAAAGAGTTCAATGAAAATGACTTGAGCAAGCTGTCATCCTTACTCGATCTATCACCAGAACAAATAAAAAGTAAATTGGACGCAAGCTGGGTGAAGCCTGACTATTTCGTCCCGATTAAAAAAATCGCCTTAACAGAGCGTCCTCTCGCACTGGACGTAATTGAACTGGACGGACTTTACTCCAAGCGGGTACCTGCAAGGGAATACCCGTACGGAGAAGCCACTGCCCATCTGACCGGTTATATCGGAAAGTTGACAGCAGAGAGATTGGAGAAGCTGAAAGACAAAGGCTATACTGCCCAATCCTTGATGGGTTTAAGCGGAGCAGAGGAAGTCTATGAAGATGAACTGAGGGGTAAAGACGGACAGCGTATCTATCTGAAGCAACAAGATTCAGAAGACACCTTCACCGTGGCCGAGCAACCGGTTGAGGACGGAAAGAATATTACACTCACCATCGATGCCGAGATGCAAAAGAAGATATACGCACAGATGAAGGATGAGGCGGGAACGGCAGCGGCCATCAATCCGCAAACGGGAGAAGCGCTCGCCCTTGTAAGCACCCCTGCCTATGATCCGAATGAATTCGTATTAGGAATGTCTTCAGAGAAATATAAGAAGCTGGCGGACGATCCCCAAAAGCCGCTCCGAAACCGATTCCAGCTTGCCTATTCACCGGGATCCACAATGAAGGGCATCACAGCATCCGTCGGTCTGAAATCCGGTAAGCTGGACCCCAAAAAAATCTATGATATCCCGGGAAAGAAGTGGCAAAAGGATGAATCTTGGGGGAATTATAAAGTGGTCCGTGTTTTCGACAATGAGAGCAAAGTGGATCTGGAAAGCGCCCTTAAATTCTCGGATAACATCTATTTTGCACGGGTCGGGCTGGATATGGGTGCCGAGACGTTCATTGCCGGCTTGAAGGATTTCGGCTTTGGCGAAGAGATCCCTATGTCTTACCCGATCTATAAATCACAGGTTTCCAACGACGGGGAAATCTCCAAAGAAGTCCAGCTGGCCGATTCCGCTTTCGGTCAAGGGGAAGTGCTGATGAGTATCGTTCACATCGCAAGTGCCTACGGCGGGATCATCAACGATGGCACGATGATGGAACCAAAACTCCTGAAGGATGAAGAACAAAAAGTGTGGAAGAAAGACCTTCTTTCAAAAGAACAGGCAGACATGATGAAAACGGATTTTCGAAAAGTGGTCACAGAAGGCATCGCCGGAAAAGCGAGTGTAGAAGGTAAAGCGATCGCCGGTAAGACCGGAACGGCAGAAATCAAATCGGAGCAGGGAACGAAAGGTAAGGAAAATGGAGTGTTCGTTTCCTATGATCAGAATGACCCGTCCATGGTCCTTGCCATGCTCCTAGAAGATGTACAGGATGCCGGGGGAAGTACCCATACCGTCCAAGTGGCCAAGAAGTTTTATGATACTTGGAAATAA
- a CDS encoding SDR family oxidoreductase translates to MDFGLKDKAVIVTASSKGLGKATALELAKEGARVLISSRNEEELQKTANEIMDLTGNQDIHYTTCDMTNPEDIRSLVETAVSKLDGVDILVNNTGGPPAGGFQKFEDDDWQYAFELNLLSYIRTIREVIPHMKRNNGGRIVNIASSSTKQAIDGLILSNTFRTGMVGLSKSLSRELAQDHILINTVGPGRIATDRVAELDQLNAEKRNMTVDELRSMSEKAIPIGRYGEPDEFAKVITFLVSDANTYLTGQSLVVDGGMVTAL, encoded by the coding sequence ATGGATTTCGGATTAAAAGATAAAGCAGTCATCGTGACCGCATCAAGTAAAGGTTTAGGAAAAGCCACGGCACTGGAACTGGCAAAAGAAGGAGCCCGCGTGCTTATTTCCAGCAGAAATGAAGAAGAGCTTCAGAAGACTGCAAATGAGATCATGGACTTAACGGGCAATCAGGACATTCATTACACGACATGTGATATGACGAACCCGGAGGATATCCGGTCCCTTGTTGAAACAGCGGTCTCGAAACTTGATGGGGTGGATATTCTCGTCAATAATACTGGCGGTCCGCCGGCGGGAGGATTTCAAAAGTTCGAGGATGACGACTGGCAGTATGCCTTTGAATTGAACCTGCTCAGCTATATTCGAACGATCAGGGAGGTTATTCCTCATATGAAAAGGAATAATGGTGGGCGGATCGTAAATATCGCCTCTTCTTCCACGAAGCAAGCCATTGACGGCCTGATTCTTTCCAATACGTTCAGGACTGGGATGGTCGGGTTATCAAAAAGCTTATCAAGGGAACTCGCCCAGGATCATATTCTCATCAACACGGTCGGTCCCGGAAGAATTGCAACGGACCGGGTGGCGGAGCTGGATCAACTAAACGCTGAGAAACGGAATATGACCGTGGACGAGCTGAGAAGTATGAGTGAGAAAGCGATTCCTATAGGACGCTATGGTGAACCGGATGAGTTTGCCAAAGTGATTACCTTCCTCGTTTCAGATGCCAATACCTATTTAACCGGGCAATCATTGGTCGTGGATGGTGGAATGGTCACTGCATTATAA
- a CDS encoding TRAP transporter permease gives MKNEKNTSVEELDREGNTRSKYPKIIGLFLLVLAAGIALFHLYTSYAGALVDVKQRSIHLYGLMAIGFILYPFVSKKKDQSVPFYDYILSGLSLIVGIYMLFSAERIIRTGGQINDMDFYVGILVIVLLLELTRRVTGWGLTLLALGFLLYGLYVKLSIYPELNSQITLTVTKKMISQLVYITEGILGTAIGVSASYIILFILFGAFLSRSGMGKLFNDLALAVAGHTKGGPAKVAVIASGFLGSINGSAVANVVTTGAFTIPLMKKIGYKKEFAGAVESAASVGGQILPPIMGAAAFIMAENLNIPYTKVILAGIIPALLFYIGILLQVHFRASKRGLNGVPKSELPSVKAVLAERGHLIIPMVILLYLLFSGKTPFYAAFWSILATIIISGSKQVLTLSTLLGVFFVFQPQVNGLLSGEGMPPLKNGWWELLLVVVIPLLINLFRKSRNLKAEEIGLKDCVQALEEGAKTTIPVAVACGAVGIVVGVASLTGVALELANSIVGIGEMIDSPLLQLVITLLLTMVTSIVLGMGLPSIPTYIITSTMAAPILLQLPLFRELAGSTETAVFVAHMFVFYFGIFANITPPVALAAFAGAGISGGDPTKTGFQAMRLAIAGFIVPFMFVFSHEMLMVDATVTSIITLTVTSVIGVFLLSVAIEGYFKKKFPINLRLISAVAAFLLIYPGWITDIIGFAVFVFVLFWNYQGKGKPMNKEINIPN, from the coding sequence ATGAAAAACGAGAAGAATACATCTGTGGAAGAGTTGGACCGGGAAGGCAATACGAGGAGCAAGTATCCTAAAATCATCGGTTTATTCCTATTGGTACTGGCGGCCGGGATTGCCCTTTTCCATCTTTACACGTCCTACGCCGGGGCACTGGTCGATGTAAAACAGCGAAGCATTCACTTATATGGACTGATGGCAATCGGCTTCATCCTATACCCCTTTGTGAGTAAAAAGAAAGATCAATCGGTTCCATTTTATGATTATATCTTAAGTGGATTATCCTTGATCGTCGGCATTTATATGTTATTCAGTGCAGAACGCATCATCCGTACAGGCGGGCAGATCAACGATATGGATTTCTACGTCGGAATCCTTGTCATCGTCCTGCTTCTGGAACTGACGAGACGTGTGACCGGCTGGGGATTGACCCTCCTGGCGCTCGGATTCTTACTTTACGGTCTCTATGTGAAACTGTCGATCTATCCTGAATTGAATTCGCAGATCACGCTGACCGTTACCAAAAAGATGATTTCACAACTTGTTTATATTACGGAAGGGATCCTCGGTACGGCGATTGGTGTATCTGCCAGTTACATCATTCTTTTTATCCTGTTCGGCGCATTCTTAAGCCGGTCAGGAATGGGGAAATTATTTAACGACCTTGCCTTGGCCGTTGCCGGTCATACGAAAGGCGGTCCCGCTAAAGTTGCCGTCATTGCCAGCGGTTTTCTCGGTTCCATTAACGGATCAGCCGTTGCCAATGTCGTGACGACAGGTGCCTTTACGATTCCCTTGATGAAAAAGATCGGCTATAAGAAAGAATTTGCAGGAGCCGTCGAATCAGCAGCCAGTGTGGGTGGACAGATCCTCCCGCCGATCATGGGTGCCGCAGCCTTCATTATGGCTGAGAATCTTAACATCCCTTATACGAAGGTGATTCTGGCAGGTATCATCCCTGCCCTCTTATTCTACATCGGGATCCTGCTTCAAGTGCACTTCAGAGCATCCAAGCGTGGGCTGAATGGAGTTCCGAAATCAGAACTTCCATCCGTGAAAGCCGTTCTGGCAGAGCGCGGACACTTAATCATCCCGATGGTGATTCTCCTGTACTTATTATTCTCAGGAAAAACACCATTCTACGCCGCCTTCTGGTCCATTTTAGCCACGATCATCATATCGGGATCAAAGCAGGTTCTCACCTTATCGACCCTGCTCGGGGTATTCTTTGTGTTTCAACCACAAGTGAACGGTCTCCTTTCCGGTGAAGGGATGCCTCCTTTGAAAAACGGATGGTGGGAGCTCCTGTTGGTTGTGGTGATTCCTTTACTGATCAACCTATTTAGAAAATCCAGAAACTTGAAAGCTGAAGAAATCGGATTGAAGGACTGCGTTCAGGCATTGGAAGAAGGCGCGAAAACAACGATCCCCGTCGCCGTTGCCTGCGGTGCTGTCGGGATTGTGGTAGGAGTGGCTTCACTGACAGGGGTGGCCCTTGAACTCGCCAACAGTATCGTCGGGATCGGTGAAATGATCGACAGTCCTCTTCTGCAGCTCGTCATCACATTATTATTGACCATGGTGACGTCCATCGTATTGGGAATGGGCCTGCCGAGTATCCCGACCTACATCATCACGAGTACGATGGCAGCACCGATTCTATTACAACTGCCCCTGTTCCGTGAATTGGCCGGCTCGACGGAAACGGCCGTGTTTGTCGCCCATATGTTTGTGTTCTACTTCGGGATCTTCGCGAACATCACTCCTCCTGTCGCATTGGCAGCCTTTGCCGGAGCGGGAATCAGCGGCGGTGACCCGACGAAGACCGGATTCCAGGCGATGAGGCTCGCCATAGCCGGATTCATCGTTCCATTTATGTTTGTGTTTTCCCATGAAATGCTCATGGTCGACGCTACGGTTACAAGCATCATCACGCTCACCGTTACATCTGTGATCGGCGTATTTCTGTTATCCGTGGCCATTGAAGGCTATTTCAAGAAAAAGTTCCCTATCAACCTGCGTCTCATCAGTGCCGTTGCAGCCTTTCTCCTGATTTATCCAGGCTGGATCACAGACATCATCGGTTTTGCCGTATTCGTCTTTGTTCTGTTTTGGAACTACCAGGGAAAGGGTAAACCGATGAACAAAGAGATCAATATTCCCAATTAA
- a CDS encoding DUF1850 domain-containing protein: MKKRILVIVILFLLSLSAFVPMNTLILSYENQNTIVQPFLEEKDVSIRWTHSVEKEDWEEFFHIQKGTILLTSTRFKTFGAGVPDHAGEDTYIKDGWVYMTGIHQTIGSSLRFQTGKGTNHRVRLDGRTISLDPQVSYQLSVRSVPLYKMIYMIVKD, encoded by the coding sequence ATGAAAAAAAGAATACTGGTTATCGTTATTCTTTTCCTTCTCTCCCTTTCTGCCTTCGTCCCGATGAACACATTGATCTTATCCTATGAAAATCAAAACACAATCGTTCAGCCCTTTTTAGAAGAGAAGGACGTTTCCATACGCTGGACCCATTCGGTTGAAAAAGAAGATTGGGAAGAATTCTTTCATATTCAAAAAGGAACCATCCTGCTGACTTCGACCCGTTTCAAAACGTTCGGAGCAGGCGTCCCTGATCACGCAGGAGAAGATACGTATATCAAAGATGGCTGGGTGTATATGACCGGCATCCATCAAACGATCGGAAGCTCATTGCGTTTTCAAACAGGCAAGGGGACGAATCACCGGGTTCGATTGGACGGACGGACCATTTCCCTTGATCCCCAAGTGTCCTACCAATTATCGGTGAGGTCCGTCCCCCTGTATAAAATGATTTATATGATTGTTAAAGATTAA
- a CDS encoding TAXI family TRAP transporter solute-binding subunit, whose amino-acid sequence MKKLKWISMIAIVSILLAACGSDGASGDDSSGGDSSSQSVVFGTGGTSGAYYAIGGSLKPIFEESDSIGNVTVESTGASVANIQNITDGLNQMAIVMSDVAYDAVEGKGQFEGNKVDVQAMAGMYQNVVQVVAMSDSGIKSIEDLKGKKVGVGQVGSGVEQSAKKVLEAAGLTYDDLEKVTHTGYADSVQEMKNGTLDAAFFTSGVPNSNITDLMQQNDVSFVEIKGDLADKLMEKYPFYKTFTIDSGDEAKYNLDSKVETVGIQNMLIVSKDLSEDTVFDLTKRYYDYLGTDAVAVAPLKEVDRDEMAKGLIAPLHPGAKKFYEEKGLLE is encoded by the coding sequence ATGAAAAAATTAAAGTGGATTTCAATGATAGCCATCGTCTCCATTCTACTGGCAGCATGCGGCAGTGACGGGGCAAGTGGAGACGATTCAAGTGGCGGTGATTCTTCCAGCCAATCAGTCGTATTTGGGACAGGTGGAACATCCGGTGCTTATTATGCAATCGGGGGATCGTTAAAACCCATTTTCGAAGAAAGTGATTCCATCGGAAATGTAACGGTAGAATCGACTGGCGCATCTGTTGCCAACATCCAGAACATCACGGATGGCTTGAATCAAATGGCCATCGTGATGAGTGACGTGGCTTATGATGCCGTTGAAGGAAAAGGACAGTTCGAAGGCAATAAAGTAGACGTTCAAGCAATGGCAGGCATGTACCAGAACGTGGTGCAGGTAGTCGCGATGTCTGATAGCGGAATTAAGAGTATTGAAGATTTAAAGGGTAAGAAAGTCGGTGTCGGACAGGTAGGTTCCGGTGTGGAACAGAGCGCAAAGAAGGTATTGGAAGCTGCCGGCCTTACGTATGATGACCTTGAAAAAGTGACTCACACCGGCTATGCGGATTCGGTGCAGGAAATGAAGAACGGCACGCTGGATGCTGCCTTCTTCACCTCGGGAGTACCAAACAGTAATATTACAGACCTGATGCAGCAAAATGATGTATCGTTTGTTGAAATCAAAGGTGATCTTGCTGATAAGCTGATGGAGAAATATCCTTTCTACAAAACCTTCACCATTGATTCAGGTGACGAAGCGAAATACAACCTGGATTCAAAAGTAGAAACCGTCGGGATTCAAAATATGCTGATCGTATCAAAAGATTTAAGCGAAGACACCGTATTCGATCTGACAAAGCGCTACTATGATTACTTAGGGACGGATGCAGTGGCAGTCGCTCCCCTTAAGGAAGTCGACCGGGACGAGATGGCGAAGGGCCTCATAGCTCCCCTTCACCCAGGGGCGAAAAAGTTTTATGAAGAAAAAGGATTACTGGAATAA